A window of Caretta caretta isolate rCarCar2 chromosome 13, rCarCar1.hap1, whole genome shotgun sequence contains these coding sequences:
- the SRSF6 gene encoding serine/arginine-rich splicing factor 6, translating to MPRVYIGRLSYHVREKDIQRFFSGYGRLLEVDLKNGYGFVEFEDSRDADDAVYELNGKDLCGERVIVEHARGPRRDRDGYSYSSRSGGGGGGGYSSRRQSGRDKYGPPVRTEYRLIVENLSSRCSWQDLKDFMRQAGEVTYADAHKERTNEGVIEFRSYSDMKRALDKLDGTEINGRKIRLVEDKPRTSHRRSYSGSRSRSRSRRRSRSRSRRSSRSRSRSASKSRSRSKSRSRSKDRSRSRSKSRKSRSKSKSKPKSDRGSRSRSKEKSEKSRSRSRSMSRSPKENGKGEAKSKSRSRSRSRSKTPQQQPPAKAHSESPPKRAASRSRSRSRSKSRSRSRSSSRD from the exons ATGCCGCGCGTCTACATCGGGCGTCTCAGCTACCACGTCCGGGAGAAGGACATCCAGCGCTTCTTTAGCGGATACGGCCGCCTGCTCGAGGTCGATCTCAAGAACgg CTACGGGTTCGTGGAGTTCGAGGACTCCCGCGACGCCGACGATGCCGTTTACGAGCTGAACGGCAAAGATCTGTGCGGGGAGCGGGTGATAGTGGAGCATGCCCGGGGCCCCCGCCGGGACAGGGACGGGTACAGCTACAGCAGCCGCA gtgggggtggtggaggcgGTGGATATAGCAGTCGGAGACAATCAGGAAGAGATAAATATGGACCACCTGTTCGTACAGAATACAGACTGATTGTTGAAAACCTTTCCAGTCGTTGTAGTTGGCAGGATTTGAAA GATTTCATGAGGCAAGCTGGTGAGGTAACCTATGCGGATGCTCACAAAGAACGCACAAATGAAGGGGTAATTGAATTCCGGTCTTACTCTGACATGAAGCGTGCTCTGGACAAATTGGATGGCACAGAGATAAATGGCAGGAAAATCAGGCTGGTTGAAGACAAGCCCCGGACAAGCCATAGACGATCTTACTCTGGCAGCAGGTCAAG GTCACGATCTAGAAGAAGGTCACGAAGCAGAAGTCGTAGGAGTAGCCGCAGCAGATCCCGTAGTGCCTCAAAAAGTCGCTCGCG ATCTAAATCCAGGTCACGAAGCAAAGATCGTTCACGTTCCAGATCTAAAAGCAGGAAGTCTAGATCAAAGAGCAAATCTAAACCCAAGTCTGACCGGGGCTCCCGCAGCAGATCCAAGGAGAAATCTGAGAAGTCTCGCAGCAGGTCTAGGTCTATGTCTCGCTCTCCCAAAGAGAATGGTAAAGGAGAGGCTAAGTCTAAATCCAGGTCAAGGAGTAGGTCTCGTTCCAAAACGCCACAGCAGCAACCACCTGCCAAGGCTCACTCTGAGTCGCCACCCAAAAGAGCTGCGTCAAGGTCCCGCTCCAGATCTCGCTCAAAATCTCGCTCACGGTCAAGATCTAGTTCAAGAGATTAA